One genomic region from Pyrinomonadaceae bacterium encodes:
- a CDS encoding ParA family protein: MIIAIANQKGGVGKTTTAINLAAAFARRGSKTLLLDLDPQGNSSISFLDPLTVEKSAYDLMMDGQGTEELPIYKSKEKDLDIIPARISLAKLESKLVGDFDAPFRLKDRIEPLKKVYKVIVIDTPPTLGLITVNALVASSHVLIPIQSSYFALEGTDDLLETIEKVKARPNPNLEMLGVLVTLHDKRTTLGKEVFEQIRRVFGPKLFNTVITKSVRLEESPAYKESIFTFAPQSSGAQEYEKLCKEVLTRV, from the coding sequence GTGATAATCGCAATCGCGAACCAGAAAGGTGGCGTCGGCAAAACGACCACCGCCATCAATCTCGCCGCTGCGTTCGCCAGACGCGGCTCAAAGACGCTTCTCCTCGATCTCGATCCCCAGGGCAATAGTTCAATTTCATTTCTCGATCCTTTGACGGTCGAGAAGTCGGCCTACGATCTGATGATGGACGGGCAGGGAACTGAAGAGCTTCCGATTTACAAATCGAAGGAAAAAGACCTCGACATTATTCCGGCGCGAATCAGTCTGGCGAAGCTGGAGTCGAAGCTGGTCGGCGATTTCGACGCACCTTTTCGTCTGAAAGACCGGATTGAGCCGCTGAAGAAAGTCTATAAGGTAATCGTGATCGACACGCCGCCGACACTCGGTTTGATCACGGTGAACGCGCTGGTCGCTTCGAGTCACGTGCTTATTCCGATTCAGTCATCCTATTTCGCTTTGGAAGGCACGGATGACCTGCTGGAAACGATCGAGAAGGTAAAGGCCAGGCCAAATCCCAATCTCGAAATGCTGGGCGTGCTCGTGACGCTTCACGACAAGAGGACTACGCTTGGGAAAGAGGTCTTCGAGCAAATTCGTCGCGTCTTTGGGCCGAAGCTTTTCAATACTGTGATCACGAAGAGCGTGCGGCTCGAGGAGTCGCCGGCCTACAAAGAATCAATCTTCACATTCGCGCCGCAGTCTTCGGGCGCCCAAGAGTACGAAAAACTTTGTAAAGAGGTACTGACCCGTGTCTAG